A single genomic interval of Nitrososphaerota archaeon harbors:
- the larE gene encoding ATP-dependent sacrificial sulfur transferase LarE, whose translation MKLDSLNNWFSDKKSVLVALSGGVDSALVAYSAYHALGRSAIAVTADYKTLAQEELESAKKICQEIGIAHLIISYDELQNPDFVKNDQNRCFHCRSELADHLIRLAREKNIEIIVDGTNLDDLGDYRPGIVALQNNGIRSPLVESGLTKKAVRDTAKSVGLSVYDRPSNSCLASRIPWGQRVTAERLARIEMGEIFVKQAVGARQVRVRDISGAAKIEIGIDELHLLQNTNLEELTFKLKSIGFESVSIDETGYRPGKINVIAD comes from the coding sequence ATGAAACTAGATTCTCTGAATAATTGGTTTTCTGATAAGAAAAGCGTCCTTGTTGCACTGTCTGGTGGAGTGGACAGTGCACTAGTTGCATATTCTGCATATCATGCTCTTGGAAGATCTGCAATCGCAGTCACTGCTGACTATAAAACATTGGCGCAAGAAGAGCTGGAATCTGCCAAAAAGATCTGTCAAGAAATTGGAATTGCACACCTAATCATATCGTATGACGAGCTGCAAAATCCAGATTTTGTCAAAAACGACCAAAATCGGTGCTTTCACTGCAGATCCGAGCTTGCAGACCACCTCATCAGATTAGCTAGGGAGAAAAACATCGAGATAATAGTGGATGGGACAAATCTTGATGATCTCGGTGATTACAGGCCAGGCATAGTCGCGCTACAAAACAACGGAATTAGGAGCCCACTTGTAGAGTCTGGCCTGACAAAAAAAGCGGTACGAGATACAGCGAAATCAGTCGGACTCTCTGTATATGATAGGCCGTCAAACTCTTGCCTTGCCTCGCGCATTCCATGGGGACAAAGAGTCACTGCAGAAAGACTGGCAAGAATTGAGATGGGCGAAATATTTGTCAAGCAGGCAGTCGGGGCACGTCAGGTACGTGTTCGTGATATAAGCGGTGCAGCAAAAATCGAAATAGGTATTGACGAACTACATTTACTCCAAAACACAAATCTTGAGGAATTAACATTCAAACTAAAGTCAATTGGATTTGAATCTGTATCGATAGACGAAACTGGATACAGGCCGGGCAAAATCAACGTGATTGCTGATTGA
- a CDS encoding B12-binding domain-containing radical SAM protein, producing MTNYRGNFLYGFIACGPYELLPEWVFDKVFCPAVETDPITGEAKVAQVGLRRVESALLQGYRRDEIFVANPDYLSKAIGPETKVVGINVMDPLGMAPVTTTMSPEKLSYVAMKFKRMCANIIQLKKKYDFKVVVGGNGAWELAKSDRMKIHGIDTVVVGEADELALDLFKDLESGDAPELMHCFVKNIQNIPVIEGPTVNSLIEAMRGCGRGCDFCDVNKRSKKDLPIERLRHEAKINLDYGFDSIWLHSDEMLLYGCDNKDFQPNRDAITDLWKNLKGLGANFVGTTHMTFSAIAADPTLLKQMSEINEMHTNGRWLATNLGIETVAPRMVKKHLGVKTKPFSTDEWGWVVREGARIMNENHWFPAATLIIGWPDETPDETQYTIDLIEDFRKTNFRGLVAPLLYQDFSEKNSMHFGNLNEAQFTLFWRCWENNLRVINDIVPIILRNKTYGPPMKIFMYGLIKAGTWAIMRYLRGLCKDLFNGKLPEEIVEKYARSRSVAAPTYTR from the coding sequence ATGACAAACTATCGCGGAAATTTCCTTTATGGGTTTATTGCATGCGGCCCGTATGAGCTGCTCCCAGAATGGGTATTTGACAAGGTTTTTTGTCCAGCAGTAGAGACCGACCCAATTACCGGCGAGGCAAAGGTAGCCCAAGTTGGATTAAGAAGAGTAGAATCCGCATTACTCCAAGGATATAGACGAGATGAGATCTTTGTTGCAAACCCGGATTACCTCTCCAAGGCAATCGGTCCAGAGACCAAAGTAGTTGGCATCAACGTAATGGACCCACTTGGAATGGCGCCAGTCACCACAACCATGTCTCCTGAAAAACTATCCTATGTTGCAATGAAGTTCAAGCGCATGTGCGCAAATATCATCCAGCTAAAGAAAAAATATGATTTCAAAGTTGTAGTAGGCGGAAACGGCGCATGGGAGCTTGCAAAATCCGATAGAATGAAGATTCATGGAATTGACACAGTCGTAGTAGGCGAAGCAGACGAGCTTGCACTTGATTTATTCAAGGACTTGGAAAGCGGAGATGCACCAGAGCTAATGCACTGCTTTGTCAAAAACATACAAAACATTCCAGTGATTGAAGGTCCAACTGTCAACTCGCTTATAGAGGCAATGCGAGGATGCGGCCGTGGATGCGACTTTTGTGATGTGAACAAGCGCTCAAAGAAGGACCTGCCAATAGAGCGACTAAGGCATGAGGCAAAGATAAATCTCGATTACGGATTTGATTCAATTTGGTTGCATTCTGATGAGATGCTGCTATACGGATGCGACAACAAGGATTTCCAGCCAAACAGGGACGCAATTACCGACCTGTGGAAAAACCTCAAGGGCCTGGGAGCAAACTTTGTTGGAACTACACACATGACATTCTCAGCAATTGCGGCAGACCCAACACTACTAAAACAAATGTCAGAGATCAACGAAATGCACACAAACGGCAGATGGCTTGCAACAAATTTGGGAATAGAGACAGTTGCGCCAAGGATGGTCAAAAAGCATCTGGGTGTCAAAACAAAGCCATTCTCAACTGACGAATGGGGATGGGTTGTGAGAGAAGGTGCAAGAATAATGAATGAAAACCATTGGTTCCCGGCAGCCACACTGATTATTGGATGGCCAGATGAAACACCAGATGAGACTCAGTATACAATAGACCTAATCGAGGACTTTAGAAAGACCAACTTTAGGGGACTAGTCGCACCATTACTATACCAAGACTTTTCTGAAAAGAATTCGATGCACTTTGGAAACCTCAACGAAGCCCAATTCACATTATTTTGGAGATGTTGGGAGAATAACTTACGCGTAATCAATGACATTGTTCCTATTATCCTGAGAAATAAGACCTATGGTCCACCAATGAAAATTTTCATGTATGGTTTGATCAAGGCAGGGACTTGGGCCATTATGAGATATCTACGAGGACTCTGCAAGGACTTGTTCAATGGTAAGCTGCCAGAAGAGATTGTCGAAAAATACGCAAGAAGCAGATCAGTAGCTGCCCCAACATATACTAGATAG
- a CDS encoding peptidase — MSKLALLGALGFLLVPFLAQVDAANPNLYVSAENSYHKNHFAGSMVIEVVIHDQSLSATGEGKGEPDVTLNGNNIRMVQATDGKWYGYFANLEKAKIADETVGLAGLGLDFGEFCSRDTIVFGPSFSESDGIAIPKTGAAGATNGNSGFSTCTSVPAGATVNNVIRNPRTINTNSVIPSGQIGLNSAVWPIIQLYSFNNDVIIQYNAAGGTQSVKLKYDEIPNITTSLDRPKYPPNSQVFMTIRDMQLNQDPTSRDSWTFNIDSPQTVFYAAFTENGANSAAGGAGLVNLSSQLSSLGFDNNGKIAISLGSVAELQANGHQTATVSDGTTTFSQIITLVESQPNSATFANFDFSNVSTIKIKSNAPRGQSATIQYDQKSYSIMSGLADANILLGTNQPVSGQKVVITVSDPDQNVNSGAKDKLDVFRSTALIPSLTIGNPGTLQGAGSVKIYTLSTDALTGGTSVSSSVPDTASDRLVLNTGPSTGIANQSFEKLSADTGLSATTLQNLLLRINSGDQGTNWVNYDFRSLQKQLGISDFADTTIQLFFGLTDATPVTLVSTANMTSEQGFVQLPNAAVDAIAAKSGTAFLVVNFDSSNNSPAQGSISSETDTQPIVLDLFSFGRKNNVDIINGIYRFELEETSSNSGIFTGSMEYTIANQLNQFDANTIKTLRTIDDDVKFFVNQRLIDEKGINIAYSDVAKTGTTTGVSSKTDIRTHTGSASLTTNVFRFGQPVTVVLVDQDLNINHDSIDTYSVIDDPASTNVDTVGSSSGGILLEVLIKDIRYKRCTINGVETGGLGASGFSLVETGPNTGRFEGVFKMPSKICNKAGTALIFPVGGTIDLKYYDFRDSSGQESISSLTKTTTKAKLATPSSAKLDSKSYTLPSPGKTTDVVLTGKIQDYKPGTKIKFTLQTPDGKSTTLHAFATKTGSYKTIIMLKPNSPTGQYTVDIDYLKNYVGKVNFTVKKK; from the coding sequence TTGAGCAAGCTGGCATTGCTGGGAGCATTGGGATTCTTACTGGTGCCTTTTTTGGCACAGGTTGATGCTGCCAACCCAAATCTTTACGTATCCGCAGAAAACTCGTACCATAAAAATCACTTTGCAGGCTCGATGGTAATAGAGGTAGTAATCCACGATCAGTCCCTTTCTGCCACCGGCGAAGGCAAGGGCGAGCCAGACGTCACACTAAACGGCAATAACATCCGAATGGTCCAGGCAACCGACGGAAAGTGGTACGGCTATTTTGCAAATTTGGAAAAAGCAAAGATAGCGGACGAGACAGTCGGTCTTGCGGGACTAGGCCTTGACTTTGGCGAATTTTGCAGCAGGGACACAATTGTGTTTGGCCCGTCATTTTCAGAGTCTGATGGTATAGCAATACCAAAGACAGGTGCGGCCGGCGCAACAAACGGCAACTCTGGGTTTTCCACATGTACCAGTGTTCCTGCAGGCGCAACCGTGAACAATGTGATCCGCAACCCGCGAACAATTAACACAAACTCGGTAATCCCATCAGGACAGATAGGCCTAAACTCTGCAGTCTGGCCAATAATTCAGCTATATTCTTTCAACAATGATGTTATAATACAATACAATGCGGCGGGAGGAACTCAATCTGTCAAACTAAAATATGATGAAATACCAAACATTACAACATCGCTAGACAGGCCAAAATATCCGCCAAACTCCCAAGTCTTTATGACTATTCGAGACATGCAGCTAAATCAAGACCCGACATCTAGGGATTCCTGGACATTTAACATTGATTCACCACAAACTGTCTTTTATGCAGCATTTACGGAAAATGGTGCAAATTCGGCAGCCGGGGGTGCAGGACTGGTAAATCTCTCATCGCAATTATCTTCTCTTGGATTTGACAACAATGGAAAAATAGCAATCAGCCTTGGTAGCGTTGCAGAACTGCAGGCAAACGGGCACCAAACCGCAACTGTAAGCGACGGCACCACAACATTTTCACAAATCATAACTCTTGTAGAATCTCAGCCAAACTCGGCCACATTTGCGAACTTTGACTTTTCTAACGTGTCTACCATTAAAATCAAATCAAATGCCCCACGTGGACAATCTGCTACCATACAATACGACCAAAAATCATACTCTATTATGTCTGGCCTAGCCGATGCCAATATTTTACTAGGCACAAATCAGCCCGTCTCTGGCCAAAAGGTGGTAATCACGGTAAGCGACCCAGACCAAAACGTCAACTCTGGCGCAAAGGACAAGCTCGACGTCTTTAGAAGTACTGCTTTGATTCCTAGTCTCACAATAGGAAATCCAGGCACACTCCAAGGAGCAGGAAGCGTCAAGATATACACTCTGTCTACCGACGCACTGACTGGAGGCACATCTGTTTCATCATCTGTACCGGACACTGCATCTGACAGGCTAGTTCTGAATACAGGACCATCAACAGGAATTGCAAACCAAAGCTTTGAGAAACTGTCAGCAGACACGGGACTTTCTGCCACTACGCTGCAAAATCTCTTGCTAAGAATAAACTCTGGCGACCAGGGAACAAACTGGGTAAACTATGATTTCAGATCATTGCAAAAACAGCTTGGAATTTCTGACTTTGCAGATACAACAATTCAACTTTTCTTTGGCCTAACCGATGCAACACCTGTAACGCTTGTCAGTACAGCAAACATGACAAGTGAACAGGGATTTGTGCAATTGCCAAATGCTGCAGTTGATGCAATTGCAGCAAAGTCTGGCACTGCATTTTTAGTAGTAAACTTTGACTCGTCAAATAATTCCCCTGCGCAAGGTTCTATATCTTCAGAGACAGACACACAACCAATAGTCCTTGATCTATTTTCGTTTGGGCGCAAAAATAATGTCGACATTATTAATGGAATTTATAGATTTGAATTGGAGGAGACATCGTCCAACTCCGGAATATTTACTGGCAGCATGGAGTATACCATCGCAAACCAGTTAAACCAGTTTGACGCAAACACCATCAAGACACTTCGCACAATAGATGATGATGTCAAGTTTTTTGTCAACCAAAGACTAATTGATGAAAAAGGAATTAACATTGCATATTCCGATGTTGCAAAAACCGGTACCACAACAGGGGTGTCGTCAAAAACCGACATTAGGACTCACACTGGTAGCGCATCACTTACTACAAACGTCTTTAGATTTGGACAACCAGTAACCGTGGTTCTTGTGGACCAAGACTTGAACATAAACCACGATTCCATTGACACCTATTCTGTAATAGACGATCCAGCCTCGACAAACGTAGATACTGTAGGCAGCTCAAGTGGAGGAATTCTTCTTGAGGTGCTAATCAAGGACATTAGGTACAAGCGTTGCACAATAAACGGCGTGGAAACTGGCGGTCTAGGTGCAAGTGGATTTTCACTAGTAGAGACTGGACCAAACACAGGACGATTCGAAGGAGTATTCAAGATGCCCTCAAAAATCTGCAACAAGGCAGGCACTGCACTGATTTTCCCAGTAGGTGGAACTATTGATCTGAAATATTATGACTTTAGGGATTCATCAGGCCAGGAAAGCATATCGAGTCTGACAAAGACTACAACAAAGGCAAAGTTGGCTACTCCAAGCTCCGCAAAGCTTGATTCAAAATCATATACATTACCCAGTCCTGGAAAAACAACAGACGTGGTTCTGACAGGCAAGATCCAAGACTACAAACCGGGAACCAAGATCAAGTTCACACTGCAAACGCCAGACGGAAAATCCACCACACTACATGCATTTGCCACAAAGACTGGTAGCTACAAAACAATAATTATGCTAAAACCAAATTCGCCAACCGGTCAGTATACAGTTGACATTGATTATCTAAAAAATTATGTCGGCAAAGTGAACTTTACGGTAAAGAAAAAATAA
- the larB gene encoding nickel pincer cofactor biosynthesis protein LarB, whose protein sequence is MEVTDVLESLKIGKITVSEAKKLLSLYSIEKIEDFAQIDMGRKHRKGIPEVIFAERKTPEEIKKIIIRIMEKSNSVLISRIQKKDYPGIVKFAKTKRLKIKDGKNTTTLLIYKNTLKGTGGKVGIVTAGTSDIGVAEEARLTCEAMHCDAITAHDVGIAGMHRIFPIIKKFIESDVDVIIVAAGMEGALASVVSSLVNVPVIGLPTSVGYGYGEKGVAALASMLQSCSLGLSVVNIDNGIGAGAVASNIANLARRR, encoded by the coding sequence ATGGAAGTAACAGATGTTTTAGAATCACTCAAAATCGGCAAGATTACTGTGTCAGAGGCAAAAAAACTCCTTTCACTATATTCAATTGAAAAGATAGAAGATTTTGCCCAAATTGACATGGGTAGAAAGCACCGCAAAGGTATTCCAGAGGTGATATTTGCAGAAAGAAAAACCCCAGAGGAAATCAAAAAAATCATTATACGTATAATGGAAAAATCAAACTCTGTTCTAATATCGAGAATTCAAAAAAAGGACTATCCTGGAATAGTCAAATTTGCAAAGACAAAAAGGCTCAAAATCAAGGACGGCAAGAACACTACCACCCTTTTGATCTACAAAAACACGCTCAAAGGCACAGGCGGAAAAGTGGGAATTGTGACTGCGGGCACTTCAGACATTGGTGTTGCAGAAGAGGCCAGACTCACATGTGAGGCAATGCACTGTGATGCAATAACAGCACATGATGTCGGAATTGCCGGCATGCATAGAATATTTCCAATCATAAAAAAATTCATCGAGTCCGATGTGGATGTGATTATTGTAGCCGCTGGAATGGAAGGGGCGTTGGCATCTGTAGTATCATCCTTGGTCAATGTGCCGGTAATAGGCCTACCAACATCCGTAGGATATGGCTATGGAGAAAAAGGAGTTGCTGCACTAGCATCAATGCTTCAGAGCTGCTCTCTTGGATTGTCTGTAGTGAATATTGATAATGGTATTGGTGCGGGGGCAGTTGCATCAAACATTGCAAATCTGGCTAGACGTCGATAA
- a CDS encoding cysteine desulfurase produces MIYLDHAASTPIADSVLQEMMPYLKENYGNPSSIHRFGRLTIKAIDSARKRVAELVGTSPGEILFTSGGTESNNTAINGIMNQNKSGQLITTSIEHDAILEPCKKLESSGFDVAYLPVNTTGLVDLQKLESIISEKTYLVSIMLANNEVGTIQPIAEIAKICKKYNVLLHTDAVQAVGKIPVNVKELGVDLMSISSHKINGPKGVGALYIRNGVKLDPFILGGGQENGMRSGTENVANIVGFGKACQIAKENLKESTKNLENLRNYLVQRVLSEISHVTVNGNKEKLPNNAHFTFLGVNGEDLIIKLDEHGVAASTGSACSVKTQKASHVLLAMGFSHEQITGSLRLSLGISNTKSEIDQTVEALKIIVAELRSVSPFKIKYGF; encoded by the coding sequence TTGATATATCTGGATCATGCTGCATCTACTCCCATTGCCGATTCTGTACTGCAGGAAATGATGCCGTATCTGAAGGAAAACTATGGTAACCCTTCCTCGATTCATAGATTTGGGAGACTAACTATCAAGGCAATCGACTCTGCAAGAAAAAGAGTGGCAGAACTAGTTGGCACAAGTCCTGGCGAGATTCTCTTTACTTCTGGTGGAACCGAGTCCAACAATACTGCCATAAATGGAATAATGAACCAAAACAAATCAGGGCAGCTCATCACCACATCAATTGAGCATGATGCAATACTAGAGCCGTGCAAAAAGCTAGAGTCTTCTGGATTTGATGTTGCATACCTCCCAGTTAATACCACTGGACTAGTTGATCTGCAAAAACTTGAATCGATAATTTCTGAGAAAACCTATCTAGTGAGCATAATGCTTGCAAACAACGAGGTTGGAACAATCCAACCAATTGCTGAAATTGCAAAAATCTGCAAAAAATACAATGTACTTTTGCACACAGATGCAGTCCAGGCAGTGGGAAAAATCCCAGTCAACGTAAAGGAATTGGGAGTTGACCTAATGTCGATATCCTCTCATAAGATAAACGGGCCAAAGGGAGTAGGCGCACTGTACATAAGAAATGGCGTCAAACTAGATCCATTCATCTTGGGTGGTGGGCAGGAAAACGGAATGCGTTCTGGCACGGAAAACGTAGCAAACATTGTGGGGTTTGGAAAAGCATGCCAGATTGCTAAAGAGAATCTGAAAGAAAGTACCAAAAATCTCGAAAACCTCCGCAATTACTTGGTGCAGCGGGTCTTATCAGAAATATCCCATGTTACGGTAAATGGCAACAAGGAAAAGCTTCCAAACAATGCACACTTTACATTTCTAGGAGTTAATGGTGAAGACCTCATCATAAAGCTGGATGAACATGGCGTTGCAGCATCAACAGGTTCTGCATGTTCTGTCAAGACGCAAAAGGCATCGCACGTCCTACTGGCGATGGGTTTTTCTCATGAGCAAATTACCGGTTCGCTTCGGTTAAGTCTTGGCATATCAAATACAAAATCAGAAATTGACCAGACAGTTGAGGCTCTAAAGATTATAGTGGCAGAGCTGCGTTCGGTTTCCCCGTTTAAGATAAAATACGGATTCTAA
- a CDS encoding malate dehydrogenase, whose protein sequence is MITIIGSGKVGGDAALFSALKKVDKEILLLDVVNGLPQGEAMDINHMLSEQGIDVTVRGSNDYSEMKGSKVVVVVAGSGRKPGMTRMDLLKINAGIVKGVVENIKKYADDSIIVPVTNPLDPMVHISFQTSGFDRSRIVGMGGMLDLSRFIQFIHEATGHSRESIRALVIGEHGENMLPLPRFSTVSGIPLNSMLPKEKLAELVQNTKQVAAKVIELKGATVHAPGNAISTIVDAILKDRKKVIPVATPLDGEYGQSSVSIGVPAVIGRKGVEKIIELDLDAQEKENFLKGVESVKSALAGI, encoded by the coding sequence ATGATTACAATTATCGGCTCAGGTAAAGTTGGCGGAGATGCAGCACTGTTCTCTGCACTAAAAAAGGTCGACAAAGAAATTCTACTGTTAGATGTAGTAAACGGATTGCCACAAGGTGAGGCAATGGACATCAACCACATGTTGTCAGAGCAGGGAATTGATGTCACAGTCAGAGGCTCTAACGATTATTCAGAAATGAAGGGCTCCAAGGTTGTTGTAGTTGTGGCAGGCTCAGGACGCAAGCCAGGCATGACCAGAATGGATCTGCTCAAGATCAATGCAGGAATTGTAAAAGGAGTAGTCGAGAATATCAAAAAATACGCAGACGACTCTATCATAGTTCCAGTCACAAACCCACTTGACCCAATGGTTCACATCTCATTTCAGACATCAGGCTTTGATAGAAGCAGAATAGTAGGAATGGGCGGAATGTTGGATTTATCAAGATTCATCCAGTTCATTCATGAGGCAACAGGCCACTCTAGAGAATCCATTCGCGCACTAGTCATAGGCGAGCACGGAGAAAATATGTTGCCATTACCAAGATTTTCCACAGTTTCAGGAATTCCGCTAAATTCAATGCTTCCAAAAGAAAAGCTTGCAGAACTGGTCCAGAACACAAAGCAGGTGGCAGCCAAGGTAATTGAGCTCAAGGGTGCAACGGTTCATGCCCCAGGAAATGCAATCTCTACCATAGTTGACGCCATACTAAAAGACAGAAAGAAGGTAATTCCAGTTGCAACGCCGTTGGACGGAGAATACGGTCAGTCCAGTGTATCAATTGGCGTTCCGGCAGTGATTGGCAGAAAGGGAGTAGAAAAAATAATCGAGCTGGACTTGGATGCGCAAGAAAAGGAAAACTTCCTCAAGGGAGTAGAAAGTGTCAAGTCTGCACTTGCAGGCATCTGA
- the larC gene encoding nickel pincer cofactor biosynthesis protein LarC → MVIVIDPQIAGISGDMLLSGLVDLGAKKSKIISGVKTSEKFLHHSKITKIDFKKIDKHGVNATSLFLKLDEQHHERKGTEIRNCIEKTAQKIGLSEKAVKFAKNSIETLISVESKIHGVPKNSVHFHEAASIDTVIDIVGTAIALDDLKCFDHQIITMPVAVGNGTVSFSHGVVSNPAGAILEIFAKSGIIISGNNAKSELTTPTGACMLVNLVDRCVQHYPLMKIDSVGYGGGQKNFEGFSNVLKLVLGEQSHLESDTVSILDTNVDDVSGEVLGHVIDKVMSSGAKDVSIIPTVTKKGRPSHMISVICSPKDVDKLANILISETGTLGIRIRSSERFIVPRKIIPIKVKIQNKDLTVRCKTTGKSFKIEYDDIKKISEKLAMTFKQTEELIKAEVRKQLK, encoded by the coding sequence ATGGTTATTGTAATAGATCCGCAAATTGCCGGAATCTCTGGAGACATGTTGCTTTCCGGCTTGGTGGATCTTGGAGCAAAAAAATCCAAAATTATTTCAGGGGTAAAAACATCAGAAAAATTCCTACATCATTCCAAAATAACAAAAATTGATTTTAAAAAAATAGACAAACATGGCGTCAATGCCACCTCCTTGTTCTTGAAACTAGATGAGCAACACCATGAAAGAAAAGGAACCGAAATCCGGAATTGTATTGAAAAAACTGCACAAAAAATCGGATTATCTGAGAAAGCTGTAAAATTTGCCAAAAACAGCATAGAGACACTAATCTCTGTAGAATCTAAAATCCACGGCGTGCCAAAGAATTCCGTTCATTTTCATGAGGCGGCAAGCATTGATACTGTGATTGATATTGTCGGCACCGCAATAGCCTTAGATGATCTCAAATGTTTTGATCACCAAATAATCACAATGCCTGTTGCTGTGGGAAACGGCACGGTCTCATTTTCTCATGGCGTTGTTTCAAATCCGGCAGGGGCCATTTTGGAAATATTTGCAAAATCGGGTATAATAATTTCTGGAAACAATGCAAAATCAGAGCTTACCACACCTACTGGAGCCTGCATGTTAGTAAATCTGGTAGATAGATGCGTCCAGCACTATCCACTAATGAAGATAGACTCGGTAGGATATGGGGGAGGCCAGAAAAACTTTGAAGGATTCTCCAACGTTCTAAAACTGGTACTGGGCGAGCAATCCCATCTGGAATCCGACACTGTGAGCATCTTGGATACAAACGTCGATGATGTTTCAGGCGAAGTGCTTGGGCACGTAATTGACAAGGTAATGTCAAGTGGCGCAAAGGATGTTTCTATAATTCCAACAGTGACCAAAAAGGGAAGGCCGAGCCACATGATCTCTGTAATTTGCTCTCCAAAAGACGTGGACAAGCTAGCAAATATCCTAATTTCAGAGACTGGAACACTGGGAATACGAATTCGCTCATCGGAAAGATTTATCGTTCCAAGAAAAATCATCCCAATTAAAGTAAAAATACAAAACAAGGATCTCACAGTACGGTGCAAAACCACAGGTAAATCCTTCAAAATAGAATACGATGATATCAAAAAGATCTCTGAGAAGTTAGCCATGACATTCAAGCAAACCGAAGAATTAATCAAAGCCGAAGTAAGAAAGCAACTAAAATGA
- a CDS encoding cation-efflux pump, with protein sequence MENVFLKRTVVLKISLTAILSAFLVEFFFGILSNSLALLTDSIHALLDSVVTIVLLLAARFAIKPPDAEHTYGHGKVESLGGMIGGIAIFLIACFFIFEAIMRIQSPTHHTFTSTLALVGAAYTICVDIFRIILLRRAISKLGGTTLKADFYHAFLDLGSTLVVIAGIALVSFGFDHGDFFAAIVLGGLLCVLAIKLVYRTAQDLTDIISPELVNRVQNIVLSTEGVIGTGPILMRRSGDSIFSDVTISLRADVSFDKAHEISTAVEKNIKEHISNSEITVHFEPSWKGVPSDSKIYEIASSVSGVKGIHNISQHTSAGSTFVSLHAMVDRQMSLDDAHRISEIIEEKILKELPEIDRITIHLEPYITMPKDLKSYDTNDEKIIQLLKEHTQVKKIGSIVTLNFDDLIKIDIDCSFDKNLTIEKVHDVTSKIEQSIRSHFKNSVITIHPEPY encoded by the coding sequence ATGGAAAATGTCTTTTTGAAAAGGACTGTGGTACTCAAGATATCACTGACAGCAATTTTGTCGGCATTTTTAGTAGAGTTCTTTTTTGGGATATTATCGAATAGTCTAGCATTACTAACAGACAGCATTCATGCATTATTGGACAGTGTTGTAACAATAGTGTTGTTATTGGCAGCAAGATTTGCGATCAAGCCTCCAGATGCAGAGCACACCTATGGTCACGGAAAGGTAGAGTCCCTCGGCGGAATGATTGGCGGAATTGCGATATTCCTGATTGCCTGTTTTTTTATTTTTGAGGCGATAATGAGAATACAAAGCCCTACTCACCATACCTTCACCAGCACCTTGGCTCTTGTTGGTGCAGCATACACAATTTGTGTGGATATTTTCAGAATCATACTTCTAAGACGTGCCATATCAAAACTAGGAGGCACTACGCTCAAGGCCGACTTTTACCATGCGTTTTTGGATTTGGGATCAACACTTGTTGTAATTGCTGGAATTGCACTGGTGTCATTTGGCTTTGACCATGGTGACTTTTTTGCGGCAATAGTGCTTGGCGGACTGCTTTGCGTTCTTGCAATCAAGCTAGTATACAGAACAGCCCAAGACCTAACGGATATCATCTCACCGGAGCTGGTAAACAGGGTTCAAAATATCGTATTGTCCACAGAGGGAGTAATAGGTACAGGTCCTATTCTTATGAGAAGGTCAGGCGACTCGATATTTTCAGATGTAACAATATCTTTGCGGGCAGATGTCAGCTTTGACAAGGCGCACGAGATATCGACTGCGGTTGAGAAAAACATCAAGGAGCACATCTCAAACTCTGAGATCACAGTACATTTTGAGCCCAGCTGGAAGGGTGTTCCATCGGATTCAAAGATTTACGAAATCGCATCAAGCGTTTCAGGCGTAAAGGGAATACATAACATAAGTCAGCACACATCAGCAGGCTCTACATTTGTTAGTCTTCATGCAATGGTAGACAGACAAATGAGCCTTGATGATGCACACCGCATATCAGAGATAATTGAGGAGAAAATCCTAAAGGAGTTGCCAGAAATAGACCGCATTACAATACACCTAGAACCATACATTACAATGCCAAAGGACCTAAAGTCATACGACACCAATGATGAAAAAATAATTCAGTTACTAAAGGAGCACACCCAAGTCAAGAAGATAGGCAGCATTGTAACATTGAACTTTGATGATTTGATCAAAATAGACATCGACTGTTCATTTGATAAGAACCTAACAATTGAAAAGGTTCATGATGTGACATCAAAAATAGAGCAAAGCATTCGAAGTCACTTCAAGAATTCCGTCATAACAATACATCCAGAGCCATATTAG